One Kitasatospora sp. NBC_01287 DNA window includes the following coding sequences:
- a CDS encoding beta-ketoacyl synthase — translation MTRRVAVTGLGVVAPGGIGVRAFWDLLTAGQTATRGITLFDPAGFRSRIAAECDFDALACGLDPQRAERADRYVQFALAAAGEAVRDSGLDIGLQDPWRVGVSLGSAVGGTTRLEHDYVAVSAGGDRWDVDHRGAGPHLHRAFSPSALASEVAEEIGAHGPVQTVSTGCTSGLDAVGHAFHAIAEGKADIIVAGASDSPISPITVACFDAIKATSTRNDDPAHASRPFDAERDGFVLGEGAAVLVLEELEHARARGARVYCEIRGFATFGNAYHMTGLTTEGREMSEAIDRALEQAQLDPTDVDYVNAHGSGTKQNDRHETAAVKRSLGAHAYAVPMSSIKSMVGHSLGAIGAIELAACALALTHGVVPPTANYETPDAECDLDYVPRTARTARLRTVLSVGSGFGGFQSAVVLTRDDGRSR, via the coding sequence GTGACCCGGCGGGTGGCGGTCACCGGGCTGGGCGTGGTCGCGCCCGGCGGCATAGGGGTGCGTGCCTTCTGGGACCTGCTCACCGCGGGCCAGACGGCGACGCGCGGGATCACGCTCTTCGATCCCGCCGGGTTCCGCTCCCGGATCGCCGCCGAGTGCGACTTCGACGCGCTGGCCTGCGGGCTCGACCCGCAGCGGGCCGAACGCGCCGACCGATACGTGCAGTTCGCCTTGGCAGCGGCCGGCGAGGCGGTCCGCGACTCGGGCCTGGACATCGGTCTGCAGGACCCCTGGCGGGTCGGCGTGTCACTCGGCTCGGCCGTCGGCGGCACCACCCGCCTGGAGCACGACTACGTCGCGGTCAGCGCCGGTGGCGACCGCTGGGACGTGGACCACCGCGGCGCCGGACCGCACCTGCACCGCGCCTTCTCCCCCAGCGCGCTGGCCTCCGAGGTCGCCGAGGAGATCGGCGCGCACGGCCCGGTGCAGACCGTCTCCACCGGGTGCACCTCCGGGCTGGACGCGGTGGGGCACGCCTTCCACGCCATCGCCGAGGGCAAGGCCGACATCATCGTCGCCGGGGCCTCGGACTCGCCGATCTCCCCCATCACGGTGGCCTGCTTCGACGCGATCAAGGCCACCTCGACCCGCAACGACGACCCGGCCCACGCCTCCCGTCCGTTCGACGCGGAGCGTGACGGCTTCGTGCTGGGCGAGGGCGCCGCCGTGCTGGTGCTGGAGGAGCTGGAGCACGCCCGGGCCCGCGGCGCCCGGGTCTACTGCGAGATCCGCGGCTTCGCCACCTTCGGCAACGCCTACCACATGACCGGCCTGACCACCGAGGGCCGGGAGATGTCGGAGGCGATCGACCGGGCCTTGGAGCAGGCGCAGCTCGACCCCACCGACGTCGACTACGTCAACGCCCACGGCTCGGGCACCAAGCAGAACGACCGGCACGAGACGGCGGCCGTGAAGCGCTCGCTGGGCGCGCACGCCTACGCGGTCCCGATGAGCTCGATCAAGTCGATGGTCGGCCACTCGCTGGGCGCGATCGGCGCCATCGAACTGGCCGCCTGCGCCCTCGCGCTCACCCACGGCGTGGTTCCGCCGACCGCCAACTACGAGACGCCGGACGCCGAGTGCGACCTCGACTACGTGCCGCGCACCGCCCGCACGGCGCGGTTGCGCACCGTGCTCTCGGTCGGCAGTGGCTTCGGCGGCTTCCAGTCCGCCGTGGTCCTCACCCGCGATGACGGGAGGTCGCGATGA
- a CDS encoding beta-ketoacyl synthase N-terminal-like domain-containing protein, giving the protein MSGSNRRSTRRQVALTGLGVVAPSGVGTDAFWKAVQQGTAFLAPVSREGCTHLPLRVAGEVRGFDPAGLIEDRYLVQTDRFTHFAMAAAELALEDAQLRTDQERPFGIGVVTAAGSGGGEFGQGELQNLWGQGPHFVGPYQSIAWFYAASTGQISIRGGFQGPCGVLANDEAGGLDVFAHAARAIRHGTDAVVAGATEAPLAPYSVVCQLGYPELSLSADPRRAYLPFTDEACGFSPAEGGAMFVLEDEETARRRGARVRAVVAGHAATFTGTGGWERSRQGLARAIAGALAEADCAPDEVDVVFADALGIPAADQAEALAIADALGPHGAEVPVTAPKTGFGRAYSAASALDVAAAVLALEHGTVPPTPNITEVRHDLDLVTGHARRAPLRTALVLSRGLMGCNSALVLRRDTDDRS; this is encoded by the coding sequence ATGAGCGGCTCGAACCGGCGGTCGACCCGCCGCCAGGTGGCGCTGACCGGGCTGGGCGTGGTCGCGCCGAGCGGCGTGGGCACCGACGCCTTCTGGAAGGCGGTCCAGCAGGGCACCGCCTTCCTCGCCCCGGTCTCCCGCGAGGGCTGCACGCACCTGCCGCTGCGGGTGGCCGGCGAGGTGCGCGGCTTCGACCCGGCCGGGCTGATCGAGGACCGCTACCTCGTGCAGACCGACCGCTTCACCCACTTCGCCATGGCCGCCGCCGAACTCGCCCTGGAGGACGCCCAGCTGCGGACCGACCAGGAGCGGCCGTTCGGCATCGGCGTGGTCACGGCGGCCGGGTCCGGCGGCGGCGAGTTCGGCCAGGGCGAGTTGCAGAACCTCTGGGGACAGGGGCCGCACTTCGTCGGCCCGTACCAGTCCATCGCCTGGTTCTACGCCGCCAGCACCGGCCAGATCTCCATCCGCGGCGGCTTCCAGGGCCCGTGCGGGGTGCTGGCCAATGACGAGGCCGGCGGCCTGGACGTCTTCGCGCACGCCGCGCGGGCGATCCGGCACGGGACGGACGCCGTGGTGGCCGGCGCCACCGAGGCCCCGCTCGCCCCCTACTCGGTGGTCTGCCAGCTCGGCTACCCGGAGCTGAGCTTGTCCGCCGACCCGCGGCGCGCCTACCTGCCGTTCACCGACGAGGCCTGCGGGTTCTCGCCGGCCGAGGGCGGGGCGATGTTCGTCCTGGAGGACGAGGAGACGGCACGACGGCGCGGGGCCCGGGTCCGGGCGGTGGTCGCCGGCCACGCCGCGACCTTCACCGGCACCGGCGGCTGGGAGCGGTCCCGGCAGGGGCTGGCCCGGGCGATCGCGGGCGCGCTGGCGGAGGCCGACTGCGCGCCCGACGAGGTCGACGTGGTCTTCGCCGACGCGCTGGGCATCCCGGCCGCCGACCAGGCCGAGGCGCTGGCGATCGCCGACGCGCTCGGACCGCACGGCGCGGAGGTCCCGGTGACCGCGCCCAAGACCGGATTCGGCCGCGCCTACTCGGCCGCCTCCGCGCTGGACGTCGCCGCCGCGGTGCTCGCCCTGGAGCACGGCACCGTGCCGCCGACGCCGAACATCACGGAGGTGCGGCACGACCTCGACCTGGTCACCGGCCACGCCCGCCGCGCGCCGCTGCGCACCGCCCTGGTGCTCAGCCGCGGCCTGATGGGCTGCAACTCGGCCCTGGTGCTGCGGCGCGACACCGACGACCGGAGCTGA
- a CDS encoding acyl carrier protein: MNGPVTFDELALLMKARAGLTVDPDQLEGAPDTPFEQFGLDSLGLLGIVSELENRYGRSIGNEPESCKTPADFLTLVNDQLSIGA; this comes from the coding sequence ATGAACGGCCCCGTGACCTTCGACGAACTCGCCCTGCTGATGAAGGCCCGAGCGGGTCTGACGGTCGACCCCGACCAGCTGGAGGGCGCGCCGGACACGCCCTTCGAACAGTTCGGCCTCGACTCGCTGGGCCTGCTCGGCATCGTCTCCGAGCTGGAGAACCGCTACGGCCGGTCGATCGGCAACGAGCCGGAGAGCTGCAAGACCCCGGCCGACTTCCTCACCCTCGTCAACGACCAACTCTCCATCGGAGCCTGA
- a CDS encoding SRPBCC family protein: MTGHTENEILIAAPLGLTWDLTNDLERWPQLFSEYASVEVLNRQGEKVTFRLTMHPDENGTVWSWVSERETDRAARTVLARRVETGPFEHMDIRWEYQEVRGGTSMRWIQDFAMKPTAPVDDAGMTDHINRNSRIQMELIREKVERHAREHGHDTPVPVPS; the protein is encoded by the coding sequence ATGACCGGACACACCGAGAACGAGATCCTGATCGCCGCCCCGCTCGGCCTCACCTGGGACCTGACCAACGACCTGGAGCGCTGGCCGCAGCTCTTCAGCGAGTACGCCTCGGTCGAGGTGCTCAACCGGCAGGGCGAGAAGGTCACCTTCCGGCTGACCATGCACCCCGATGAGAACGGCACGGTCTGGAGCTGGGTCTCCGAGCGCGAGACCGACCGGGCGGCGCGCACCGTGCTGGCCCGCCGGGTGGAAACCGGCCCGTTCGAGCACATGGACATCCGCTGGGAGTACCAGGAGGTCCGCGGCGGCACCTCGATGCGCTGGATCCAGGACTTCGCGATGAAGCCCACCGCCCCGGTCGACGACGCCGGGATGACCGACCACATCAACCGCAACTCCAGGATCCAGATGGAGCTGATCAGGGAGAAGGTCGAGCGGCACGCCCGGGAGCACGGCCACGACACCCCCGTGCCCGTGCCCAGCTGA
- a CDS encoding TcmI family type II polyketide cyclase: MHRALIVARMKTGAAPEIARTFADSDRGELPQLIGVTSRSLFQFGDLYLHLIESERPPGPEVARHKGHPDFVDVSERLAAYVQAYDPQTWREPKDAMAQEFYRWERGSTA, encoded by the coding sequence ATGCATCGCGCTCTGATCGTCGCCCGGATGAAGACCGGCGCCGCCCCGGAGATCGCCAGGACCTTCGCGGACTCCGACCGCGGGGAGCTCCCCCAGCTGATCGGGGTGACCAGCCGCAGCCTCTTCCAGTTCGGCGACCTCTACCTGCACCTGATCGAGTCCGAGCGCCCCCCTGGGCCCGAGGTGGCCCGGCACAAGGGCCACCCGGACTTCGTGGACGTCAGCGAACGGCTGGCCGCGTACGTCCAGGCCTACGACCCGCAGACCTGGCGGGAGCCGAAGGACGCGATGGCCCAGGAGTTCTACCGCTGGGAACGCGGCAGCACCGCATGA
- the accD gene encoding acetyl-CoA carboxylase, carboxyltransferase subunit beta: protein MVEVESAPIDPAPPWVRCDRCVTLIYGKRFSRALQVCPDCGSHARLTAHQRLDQLLDPGSAQPLDHVDCVSDPLGFADTQPYPDRLLAARAATGLHEAVLCVRGTIEGRPVVVAAMDFRFLGGSLGCGVGAMITEAARTSLHSRLPLLLVTASGGARMQEGVLSLMQMAKTSQALAELDEAGILVLSLVTDPTFGGVAASFATLADVIIAEPGARLGFAGPRVIEQTIGESLPAGFQTAEFLLDHGLVDGVVPRAGLRATLAQLLSLHSGAADGPADGPADRPADRPADRPADRPADEAAAAPVEALVEAPEAPILRSAEQLPRTEAWTAVRLARHPERPTTLDYAAHLLDGFRELHGDRIAEDCPAVVGGPGRLNGRSVMLIGHQKGGDDLLERQRRKFGMPSPGGYRKTARLMRMAAKLGLPVVTLIDTPGANPGPDAERGGQAVAIAENLRLMARLPVPIVAVVTGEGGSGGALALAVADRVLICANGIYSVISPEGCAAILWKDAEAAPAAATALRVDARELLRLGIVDGVVPEPPGGAHTDHPQAALLLGRAVAAALTELEPWEPARLLSERRSRFHRFGLDSVPTAEGGAQ from the coding sequence ATGGTCGAGGTGGAGAGTGCGCCGATCGACCCGGCACCCCCCTGGGTGCGGTGCGATCGGTGCGTCACCCTCATCTACGGCAAGCGCTTCAGCCGGGCGCTGCAGGTCTGCCCCGACTGCGGGTCGCACGCCAGGCTCACGGCGCACCAGCGGCTGGACCAGCTGCTCGATCCGGGCTCGGCGCAGCCGCTCGACCACGTCGACTGCGTGAGCGACCCGCTCGGCTTCGCCGACACCCAGCCGTACCCCGACCGGCTGCTGGCCGCGCGGGCCGCGACGGGGCTGCACGAGGCGGTGCTCTGCGTGCGGGGCACCATCGAGGGCCGGCCGGTGGTGGTCGCGGCGATGGACTTCCGCTTCCTGGGCGGCAGTCTCGGCTGCGGGGTCGGCGCGATGATCACCGAGGCGGCCCGGACCAGCCTGCACTCGCGGCTCCCGCTGCTGCTGGTCACCGCCTCGGGCGGGGCCCGGATGCAGGAGGGCGTGCTCTCGCTGATGCAGATGGCGAAGACCTCGCAGGCGCTCGCGGAACTCGACGAGGCCGGGATCCTGGTCCTCTCGCTGGTCACCGACCCGACCTTCGGTGGCGTGGCCGCCTCGTTCGCCACCCTGGCGGACGTGATCATCGCCGAGCCCGGCGCCCGGCTCGGCTTCGCCGGGCCGCGGGTGATCGAGCAGACCATCGGCGAGAGCCTGCCGGCGGGCTTCCAGACCGCGGAGTTCCTGCTCGACCACGGGCTGGTCGACGGCGTGGTGCCACGAGCCGGGCTGCGGGCCACCCTCGCCCAGCTGCTGAGCCTGCACTCCGGCGCGGCCGACGGACCAGCCGACGGACCAGCGGACCGACCAGCGGACCGACCAGCGGACCGACCGGCGGACCGACCGGCGGACGAAGCGGCCGCCGCGCCGGTGGAGGCGCTGGTGGAGGCGCCGGAGGCGCCGATCCTGCGCAGCGCCGAGCAGCTGCCGCGCACCGAGGCCTGGACGGCCGTGCGGCTGGCCCGCCATCCCGAGCGACCCACCACGCTGGACTACGCGGCGCACCTGCTGGACGGCTTCCGCGAGCTGCACGGTGACCGGATCGCCGAGGACTGCCCTGCCGTGGTGGGCGGCCCGGGTCGGCTGAACGGACGGTCGGTCATGCTGATCGGACATCAGAAGGGCGGCGACGACCTCCTCGAACGCCAGCGCCGCAAGTTCGGCATGCCGAGCCCCGGCGGCTACCGCAAGACCGCCCGGCTGATGCGGATGGCCGCCAAGCTGGGCCTGCCGGTGGTGACGCTGATCGACACGCCGGGCGCCAACCCGGGGCCGGACGCGGAGCGCGGCGGCCAGGCGGTGGCCATCGCCGAGAACCTGCGGCTGATGGCCCGGCTGCCGGTGCCGATCGTCGCCGTGGTCACCGGGGAGGGCGGCAGCGGCGGCGCGCTGGCGCTGGCCGTCGCCGACCGGGTGCTGATCTGCGCCAACGGCATCTACTCGGTGATCAGTCCCGAGGGCTGCGCCGCCATCCTCTGGAAGGACGCGGAGGCCGCGCCGGCCGCGGCCACCGCCCTGCGCGTCGACGCCAGGGAACTGCTGCGCCTCGGTATCGTCGACGGGGTCGTGCCCGAGCCGCCCGGTGGTGCGCACACCGATCACCCGCAGGCTGCGCTCCTGCTGGGCCGGGCCGTGGCCGCCGCCCTGACGGAGCTCGAGCCGTGGGAGCCCGCCCGGCTGCTGAGCGAGCGCCGCAGCCGCTTCCACCGCTTCGGGCTGGACAGCGTCCCGACTGCTGAAGGAGGTGCCCAGTGA
- a CDS encoding biotin/lipoyl-containing protein, whose protein sequence is MRPERAEWERREFHRREEDRNEAGHGEDERAQPASGAVLDAVCRNVARLAKAAPTPPRRISVRDGQASVEIEWPEAAGQAGPAPLVGAAAPADGPSGGPTGEEQDALDYVRAPMVGTFYHAGSPEAAPFVRIGDLVRPGQPVGVLEAMKMMSTITAAVGGRVVEVIAPNAHPVEFDQRLIALEPVGAGEHPDDAAAAAG, encoded by the coding sequence GTGAGGCCAGAACGTGCGGAGTGGGAACGCCGCGAGTTCCACCGGCGCGAGGAGGACCGCAACGAGGCCGGCCACGGCGAGGACGAGCGCGCGCAACCGGCATCCGGCGCCGTGCTGGACGCGGTGTGCCGCAACGTGGCGCGCCTGGCCAAGGCCGCGCCGACCCCGCCCCGGCGGATCAGCGTGCGCGACGGACAGGCGAGCGTCGAGATCGAATGGCCCGAGGCCGCCGGTCAGGCCGGCCCCGCGCCACTGGTGGGCGCCGCGGCACCGGCGGACGGGCCCAGCGGCGGCCCGACGGGTGAGGAGCAGGACGCGCTCGACTACGTCCGGGCCCCGATGGTCGGCACCTTCTACCACGCCGGTTCGCCGGAGGCGGCGCCGTTCGTACGGATCGGCGACCTGGTCCGACCGGGTCAGCCGGTGGGGGTCCTGGAGGCGATGAAGATGATGAGCACCATCACGGCGGCCGTCGGCGGCCGGGTGGTGGAGGTGATCGCGCCCAACGCCCACCCCGTGGAGTTCGACCAGCGCCTGATCGCGCTCGAACCCGTCGGCGCAGGCGAGCATCCGGACGATGCCGCCGCCGCGGCCGGCTAG
- a CDS encoding acetyl/propionyl/methylcrotonyl-CoA carboxylase subunit alpha, which translates to MFETVLIANRGEIALRVARACRELGIRTVAVYSTADRDSAVVRFADEAVHIGPPPAKASYLSVPAIIEAALQTGAQAIHPGYGFLSEDPDFAEICEANGIVFIGPPAQVMQQLGDKAVARTLMAEAGLPVLPGSTDALTSAAEAKQLAQQVGYPVILKAVAGGGGRGMAVVREADGLRLAYAETQAHARAVFGDERLYLERFVEDARHVEVQVLCDRHGTAIHLGERDCSVQRRHQKLIEESPAPELPPALREAMWAAAVRGASAVGFVGAGTFEFVLTPEHEFFLMEINCRLQVEHPVTELVTGVDIVREQINVAAGLPLSVRQEEVSCRGVALECRVNAEDPAREFAPAPGLLTEFVPPGGPFVRVDTHACPGWRIGPDYDSLLAKVAVWAPDREQAVARMDRALGEFRVAGAGVRTTLGFLRTTLAHPVFRAARHTTGLVATMAEEADAAAAAAAEAAARAPVVAPVG; encoded by the coding sequence ATGTTCGAAACCGTTCTGATCGCCAACCGCGGGGAGATCGCCCTGCGGGTGGCCCGCGCCTGTCGCGAACTCGGCATCCGGACGGTGGCGGTGTACTCGACTGCCGACCGCGACTCGGCCGTGGTCCGCTTCGCCGACGAGGCGGTGCACATCGGGCCGCCACCCGCGAAGGCCAGCTACCTCAGCGTCCCCGCGATCATCGAGGCCGCGCTGCAGACCGGCGCGCAGGCCATCCACCCCGGGTACGGCTTCCTCTCCGAGGACCCGGACTTCGCGGAGATCTGCGAGGCCAACGGGATCGTCTTCATCGGACCGCCCGCGCAGGTGATGCAGCAGCTCGGCGACAAGGCGGTGGCCCGGACGCTGATGGCCGAGGCCGGGCTGCCGGTGCTGCCCGGCAGCACCGACGCGCTGACCTCGGCGGCCGAGGCCAAGCAGCTGGCCCAGCAGGTCGGCTACCCGGTGATCCTCAAGGCGGTCGCGGGCGGCGGCGGTCGCGGCATGGCCGTGGTGCGCGAGGCCGACGGCCTGCGGCTCGCCTACGCCGAGACCCAGGCCCACGCGCGGGCCGTCTTCGGCGACGAGCGGCTCTACCTGGAGCGGTTCGTCGAGGACGCGCGGCACGTGGAGGTACAGGTGCTCTGCGACCGGCACGGCACCGCGATCCATCTGGGCGAGCGGGACTGCTCGGTGCAGCGCCGGCACCAGAAGCTGATCGAGGAGTCACCGGCGCCGGAACTGCCGCCGGCCCTGCGCGAGGCGATGTGGGCGGCCGCGGTGCGCGGCGCGTCGGCGGTCGGGTTCGTCGGGGCCGGTACCTTCGAGTTCGTGCTGACCCCGGAGCACGAGTTCTTCCTGATGGAGATCAACTGCCGCCTGCAGGTGGAGCATCCGGTCACCGAGCTGGTCACCGGGGTCGACATCGTGCGTGAGCAGATCAACGTCGCCGCCGGCCTGCCGCTCTCGGTCCGCCAGGAGGAGGTCAGCTGCCGGGGCGTGGCGCTGGAGTGCCGGGTCAACGCCGAGGACCCCGCCCGGGAGTTCGCGCCGGCGCCGGGGCTGCTCACCGAGTTCGTGCCGCCCGGCGGCCCCTTCGTGCGGGTCGACACGCACGCCTGTCCGGGCTGGCGGATCGGGCCGGACTACGACTCGCTGCTGGCCAAGGTGGCGGTCTGGGCCCCGGACCGCGAGCAGGCGGTGGCCCGGATGGACCGGGCGCTGGGCGAGTTCCGGGTGGCCGGCGCGGGTGTCCGCACCACGCTCGGCTTCCTGCGCACGACACTGGCGCACCCGGTCTTCCGGGCCGCGCGGCACACCACCGGGCTGGTCGCCACGATGGCCGAGGAGGCCGACGCGGCGGCAGCGGCGGCTGCCGAGGCGGCGGCCCGCGCTCCGGTGGTCGCCCCCGTCGGCTGA
- a CDS encoding methyltransferase: protein MRLRELVFGAACAAAVRAAAGLRVADALADTPATAEELAAALGIEARPLARLLRALSCYGIFTEHADGRYAHTEMSRLLREDSTDSLRYIALWCTAPWTWEAWPRLDDAVRSGASVFPDLYGKEFFDYLHDDATDSARVFDQAMTHSSRQSAEDIARSVDLTGVTSVVDIGGGQGHVLAGLLERYQELRGALLDLPTVVANADPRLREGGALADRVQLLPGDCRDEVPIQADMYIIKNILEWDDDSTRRTLRNVLAVARPGARVLVIENLVDDSPSMKFTTAMDLLLLLNVGGAKHTKESLVSLITEAGLTIGEIRPVNAYLHAFDCTVPA from the coding sequence ATGCGGCTGCGCGAGCTCGTCTTCGGAGCCGCCTGCGCGGCCGCCGTGCGCGCGGCCGCCGGCCTGCGGGTCGCCGACGCGCTGGCGGACACCCCGGCGACCGCCGAGGAGCTGGCGGCCGCGCTGGGCATCGAGGCGCGTCCGCTGGCCCGGCTGCTCAGGGCGCTGTCCTGCTACGGCATCTTCACCGAGCACGCGGACGGCCGCTACGCGCACACCGAGATGTCCCGGCTGCTGCGCGAGGACAGCACCGACAGCCTGCGCTACATCGCCCTCTGGTGCACCGCGCCCTGGACCTGGGAGGCCTGGCCGCGGCTGGACGACGCGGTCAGGTCAGGCGCCAGCGTCTTCCCCGACCTGTACGGCAAGGAGTTCTTCGACTACCTGCACGACGACGCGACGGACTCGGCCCGGGTCTTCGACCAGGCGATGACCCACTCCAGCCGGCAGTCCGCCGAGGACATCGCGCGGTCCGTCGACCTCACCGGCGTCACCTCCGTGGTGGACATCGGCGGCGGCCAGGGCCATGTGCTCGCCGGCCTGCTGGAGCGCTACCAGGAGCTGCGCGGCGCCCTGCTCGACCTGCCCACGGTGGTGGCGAACGCCGACCCCAGGCTGCGTGAGGGCGGCGCGCTCGCGGACCGGGTCCAGCTGCTGCCGGGCGACTGCCGCGACGAGGTGCCGATCCAGGCCGATATGTACATCATCAAGAACATCCTGGAGTGGGACGACGACAGCACCCGCCGCACCCTGCGCAACGTGCTGGCGGTCGCGCGCCCCGGTGCCCGGGTCCTGGTGATCGAGAACCTGGTGGACGACAGCCCGTCGATGAAGTTCACCACCGCCATGGACCTGCTCCTGCTGCTCAACGTCGGTGGCGCGAAGCACACCAAGGAGAGCCTGGTCTCGCTGATCACCGAGGCGGGCCTGACGATCGGCGAGATCCGGCCGGTCAACGCCTACCTGCACGCCTTCGACTGCACCGTGCCGGCCTGA
- a CDS encoding nitrous oxide reductase family maturation protein NosD encodes MPVRRARRLVGATAGLLLALAAAAPAHAATFPAVHVVHPGESIQRAVDAARPGDTVLVLPGRYQGSVQIGTQGLKLRGTGPQTVLTPGPAGSANACAQAGHGLCVTGTAGQRLTDVRIESLAVSGFPKNGISASETDRLTVRGVLAEENGEEGISQEKSIRGRFEDNDSRRNGEAGIFLANIAYGEGGAIDTQGAVISGNRLTGNRMGVVVRRLRDLTVERNTITGNCGGVFVVGDENRPRAGALTVRHNRVDRNNKYCPTNDRLPFIQGSGIVLTGVEDTVVTRNEVDGNVGASPLSGGIVLFRSYVGGPSTGNSIADNHAADNGPADLADRDGGAGNTFTGNTCRTSEPAGRC; translated from the coding sequence ATGCCCGTACGACGGGCCCGCCGGCTGGTGGGTGCCACCGCCGGCCTTCTCCTCGCGCTGGCGGCCGCCGCGCCCGCCCATGCCGCCACCTTCCCCGCCGTCCACGTCGTCCACCCGGGCGAGTCGATCCAGCGAGCCGTGGACGCCGCGCGTCCCGGCGACACCGTCCTCGTCCTGCCGGGCCGCTACCAGGGGAGCGTCCAGATCGGCACGCAGGGCCTGAAGCTGCGCGGAACCGGCCCGCAGACCGTCCTCACACCCGGTCCCGCCGGCTCGGCGAACGCGTGCGCCCAGGCCGGGCACGGGCTCTGCGTCACCGGAACGGCCGGGCAGCGGCTCACCGATGTGCGGATCGAGTCGCTGGCCGTCTCGGGCTTCCCGAAGAACGGGATCTCGGCCTCCGAGACCGACCGGCTGACCGTGCGCGGCGTGCTCGCCGAGGAGAACGGCGAGGAGGGCATCAGCCAGGAGAAGTCCATCCGGGGACGGTTCGAGGACAACGACTCCCGCCGCAACGGTGAGGCCGGGATCTTCCTGGCGAACATCGCCTACGGCGAGGGCGGCGCCATCGACACCCAGGGAGCGGTGATCAGCGGCAACCGGCTCACCGGGAACCGGATGGGCGTGGTGGTCCGGCGGCTGCGGGACCTGACCGTCGAGCGCAACACGATCACCGGCAACTGCGGCGGCGTCTTCGTGGTCGGCGACGAGAACCGCCCGCGAGCCGGTGCCCTGACCGTGCGCCACAACCGGGTGGACCGGAACAACAAGTACTGCCCGACCAACGACCGGCTGCCCTTCATCCAGGGCAGCGGCATCGTGCTGACCGGGGTCGAGGACACCGTGGTGACCCGGAACGAGGTCGACGGCAACGTCGGCGCCTCGCCGCTCTCCGGCGGCATCGTGCTCTTCCGCAGCTACGTCGGCGGCCCCAGCACCGGCAACAGCATCGCGGACAACCACGCCGCCGACAACGGGCCCGCCGACCTCGCCGACCGGGACGGCGGCGCGGGCAACACCTTCACCGGCAACACCTGCCGCACCTCCGAGCCCGCCGGCCGGTGCTGA